A stretch of Acidaminococcales bacterium DNA encodes these proteins:
- a CDS encoding MBL fold metallo-hydrolase — translation MKVTVLVENTVSLAAVKPLLGQHGLSMLLDIPNCGRILFDSGSSDILIKNLLLMDIVPDSVDYAVLTHGHYAHCGGLLEFLRSRSLPLTVFAGPGIFSPRYMQRKNGPLEFVGMPYTKELLTSAGAEFIFVYGPTQIRENIWLSGPIPKTSDFEKENVSMLDANGQTDRFTDEVAFYVLRPEGLAVFSGGSHRGLVNSIKYGQRVSGAKKIHAVVGGSHLAAADSEQQEATLAFLKESDINMLALNHCTGLKVQSMLLGQGGVKFVSANAGDVLEL, via the coding sequence TGCCGCAGTCAAACCGCTTTTGGGGCAACACGGGCTGTCAATGCTTCTGGACATACCCAACTGCGGCAGGATACTTTTTGATTCCGGTTCGTCGGACATTCTGATAAAAAATCTTTTGCTCATGGACATAGTCCCCGACAGCGTGGATTACGCAGTTTTAACTCACGGCCATTACGCCCACTGCGGCGGCCTGTTGGAATTTTTGCGTTCGCGGAGCCTGCCGCTGACGGTTTTTGCCGGCCCGGGCATTTTTTCCCCGCGGTATATGCAAAGAAAAAACGGGCCGCTTGAATTCGTCGGCATGCCTTATACCAAAGAACTGCTTACATCGGCGGGCGCGGAATTCATTTTCGTCTACGGCCCGACGCAGATAAGGGAAAACATCTGGCTGAGCGGCCCCATACCGAAAACGAGCGATTTTGAAAAGGAAAATGTTTCCATGCTGGACGCGAACGGCCAAACCGACCGTTTTACCGACGAGGTGGCTTTTTATGTTTTGCGGCCGGAAGGCTTGGCGGTGTTTTCCGGCGGCTCGCACCGCGGGTTGGTCAACAGCATAAAATACGGGCAAAGGGTATCGGGCGCTAAAAAGATACATGCGGTGGTCGGCGGCTCGCATCTTGCGGCGGCCGACAGCGAGCAGCAGGAGGCAACGCTGGCTTTCCTCAAGGAATCGGACATTAATATGTTGGCCCTTAACCATTGCACCGGCTTAAAAGTGCAAAGCATGCTGCTGGGGCAGGGCGGCGTGAAATTTGTAAGCGCCAACGCCGGCGACGTGCTGGAACTTTAG